In one Trichlorobacter lovleyi SZ genomic region, the following are encoded:
- a CDS encoding porin family protein — protein MPVSTSWALELHGRSSTQYLWFNNIFNDKKQAEFAQYLQFSLSDIDPDKKLTLHGYGRISQDVMNGEGFGERLFYLYADYRDLFNKVDIRAGRQFVNYAAGSALIDGGMVDLKNVGPVAFSVMGGRNVYYGIDGELTHAGDTVFGAAAYLTGYPATDAEISYFVKRDNDGIAREQIGAMFRQYLFGGLKLYGNTRFDMASENFDEILAGAKYFVNENLVLTGEWFQSYPTFDYTSIYSVFAVDRYQEGSFRADYTINHMFAVRGAYKYQDFGENTEGHVFEAGLKVRPIETLMLDFGYDRRHGYAGDLDGFTVDAQYDVTPNLQLAGGMAYDVYKKDSMTGDTNAQSYWLGTRYRLNKTMSVDARVQDNINVGHFRHDWSGRVAFNYDF, from the coding sequence ATGCCTGTCAGCACGTCATGGGCTCTGGAACTCCATGGACGGTCATCAACCCAGTATTTATGGTTCAACAACATCTTCAACGACAAAAAACAGGCGGAATTTGCCCAGTATCTTCAATTTTCACTGAGCGACATCGATCCGGACAAAAAACTCACGTTGCACGGCTATGGACGGATTTCCCAGGATGTCATGAATGGTGAAGGCTTCGGTGAGCGCCTGTTTTATCTGTATGCCGATTACCGCGACCTGTTCAACAAGGTAGATATCAGGGCCGGACGCCAGTTCGTCAACTACGCCGCCGGCAGCGCCCTTATCGACGGCGGCATGGTCGATCTGAAAAATGTCGGACCGGTTGCCTTCTCGGTCATGGGAGGGCGCAACGTCTATTACGGCATTGACGGCGAACTGACCCATGCCGGTGATACCGTCTTTGGCGCAGCGGCCTACCTGACCGGCTATCCTGCCACCGATGCCGAGATCAGCTATTTTGTTAAACGCGACAATGACGGCATCGCCAGAGAGCAGATCGGCGCCATGTTCCGCCAGTATCTGTTCGGCGGGCTCAAGTTGTACGGCAACACCCGCTTTGACATGGCCAGCGAGAATTTTGATGAAATCCTGGCCGGAGCAAAGTACTTCGTCAACGAAAACCTGGTGCTTACCGGGGAATGGTTCCAGAGTTACCCGACCTTTGATTACACCTCGATTTACTCGGTATTTGCCGTGGACCGGTATCAGGAAGGCTCATTCCGGGCCGATTACACCATCAATCATATGTTTGCCGTACGGGGCGCCTACAAATATCAGGACTTTGGCGAAAACACCGAAGGGCATGTCTTTGAGGCAGGCCTGAAGGTCAGACCGATTGAAACCCTGATGCTGGACTTCGGCTATGACCGCCGTCACGGCTATGCCGGCGACCTGGACGGCTTCACCGTTGATGCCCAGTATGACGTGACCCCCAACCTGCAACTGGCTGGCGGCATGGCCTACGATGTCTACAAGAAGGACAGCATGACCGGCGATACCAATGCCCAGAGCTACTGGCTGGGTACTCGCTACAGGCTGAACAAGACCATGTCTGTTGACGCCCGGGTACAGGACAATATCAACGTTGGCCACTTCAGACACGACTGGTCAGGTCGGGTTGCTTTCAACTACGACTTCTAG